The Methanothrix soehngenii GP6 genome has a window encoding:
- a CDS encoding type II toxin-antitoxin system HicA family toxin: MPKLPSLTPQKVIAIIEKKGFVLKRVTGSHYIFAHPETKRRVTVPSHSDQDIARGTLIQILEDAGIKREELEDLL, translated from the coding sequence ATGCCTAAGCTGCCATCTCTAACTCCTCAGAAAGTCATAGCGATTATTGAAAAGAAAGGTTTCGTACTGAAGAGAGTTACGGGGAGCCATTATATCTTTGCTCATCCGGAAACGAAGAGAAGGGTCACAGTTCCTTCCCATAGCGACCAGGATATAGCAAGAGGCACACTCATACAGATTTTGGAAGATGCAGGAATAAAAAGAGAAGAGCTTGAAGATCTGCTTTGA
- a CDS encoding type II toxin-antitoxin system HicB family antitoxin yields MRTLSYRITLRKEPEGGYTVLVPALPGCITYGKTVEEAIEMARDAINGYIESLIEDGEAIPVEEDLIECRLTVEAHA; encoded by the coding sequence ATGAGAACTCTCAGCTATCGGATCACTCTGCGCAAGGAACCTGAAGGCGGCTATACTGTTTTAGTCCCGGCACTTCCCGGGTGCATCACCTATGGAAAGACAGTGGAAGAGGCGATCGAGATGGCCAGGGATGCAATCAATGGCTATATTGAAAGCCTGATAGAAGACGGCGAGGCAATTCCTGTAGAAGAGGATCTCATCGAGTGCAGGCTGACAGTGGAGGCCCATGCCTAA
- a CDS encoding type II toxin-antitoxin system HicA family toxin has product MGFYFKRQEGSHIVLRRDDPFSQVIVPNHRELDRGTLRAIIRQAGMSVDEFSKLL; this is encoded by the coding sequence ATCGGATTCTACTTCAAACGTCAGGAAGGAAGCCACATTGTCCTGAGACGAGATGATCCTTTCTCACAGGTCATTGTTCCTAATCACAGAGAGCTTGATCGAGGAACGCTGCGGGCGATCATCAGGCAGGCTGGTATGAGCGTTGATGAATTTTCGAAGTTATTATAA
- a CDS encoding type II toxin-antitoxin system HicB family antitoxin, producing MRQVIIYPGEDGCWVAEVPSLPGCISQGRTKEEALNNTKEAIQAYIDALKEDGIAVPEERFDALLAVA from the coding sequence ATGCGACAAGTGATCATCTATCCAGGCGAAGATGGCTGCTGGGTAGCGGAAGTTCCTAGCCTTCCCGGATGCATCAGCCAGGGAAGAACCAAAGAGGAGGCCCTTAATAATACCAAAGAGGCAATTCAAGCATACATAGATGCATTAAAAGAGGATGGGATTGCCGTCCCAGAGGAACGCTTCGATGCACTTTTGGCAGTTGCATGA
- a CDS encoding plasmid pRiA4b ORF-3 family protein, with translation MAIYQLKVTLDRIRPPIWRRIQVRGDISLFKLHKILQEVMGWYDCHLHQFLIDGESYSIISREADMLGDDFKDEKKFRLDRIIPGEKFKFVYEYDFGDSWSHTILVEKIFKPEEELEHPVCLKGKRSAPPEDCGGESGYYHLLKTLRDRSHPEHKDMLMWVGGKFDPEYFDADMVNERLKKIR, from the coding sequence ATGGCAATTTATCAACTCAAGGTGACCCTTGATAGAATAAGGCCGCCGATCTGGAGAAGGATTCAGGTTCGGGGGGATATATCGTTGTTCAAGCTACACAAGATCCTGCAGGAGGTCATGGGCTGGTATGACTGCCATCTGCACCAGTTCTTGATAGATGGTGAGAGCTACAGCATCATCTCCAGGGAAGCTGATATGCTTGGCGATGATTTCAAGGACGAGAAAAAGTTCAGGCTGGATAGAATCATACCCGGGGAGAAGTTCAAGTTCGTTTATGAATATGACTTTGGAGATAGCTGGAGTCACACGATCTTGGTGGAGAAGATCTTCAAGCCTGAAGAGGAACTGGAGCATCCTGTCTGCTTGAAGGGAAAGCGTTCTGCACCTCCCGAGGATTGTGGTGGAGAAAGTGGATACTACCATCTCCTGAAGACCCTCAGAGATAGAAGCCATCCAGAGCATAAGGATATGTTGATGTGGGTGGGAGGGAAATTTGATCCCGAGTATTTTGATGCTGATATGGTTAACGAGCGGCTGAAGAAGATCAGGTGA
- a CDS encoding cache domain-containing protein → MIYKELGAVILVLGLLLSTGIIAGQDADPLKQEVAALEQGALDDIAFSPQNTSGEALWRLVCASDAVNANFTKIETALMDASIALSDTGIDGPDAREILSRLMLADSSAIDCVTIDPTGTVREVEPSSFESVKGENLKNQEHINNTIDTGLYSGFHLIKAVEGVYAIDSEMPVFDRNGTLIGTVSFLFNNSQFFDNVLSPFQPGGNSKIWIARADDATKLYDTDPSQILLNKSSQIYQNFPQLLELSNRISVERTGYGTYEFLDQSHGETIRKGCYWTTIPNNGMQMRIILTLDLQ, encoded by the coding sequence ATGATCTATAAAGAGCTTGGCGCCGTCATACTGGTCTTGGGATTGCTCCTCTCAACAGGCATTATCGCTGGCCAGGATGCTGATCCTCTCAAACAGGAAGTTGCAGCTCTTGAACAAGGAGCTTTGGACGATATTGCTTTTTCGCCCCAGAATACAAGCGGAGAGGCTTTATGGAGGCTAGTCTGTGCATCGGATGCTGTCAACGCGAATTTCACCAAAATTGAGACAGCACTTATGGATGCCAGCATAGCCCTTTCAGATACAGGAATCGATGGGCCTGATGCTAGAGAAATCCTATCAAGACTCATGCTGGCCGACTCTTCTGCAATTGATTGTGTTACAATCGATCCTACCGGCACAGTACGGGAGGTGGAGCCATCATCATTTGAAAGCGTGAAGGGAGAGAATTTGAAGAACCAGGAGCATATAAATAATACTATTGATACTGGGCTCTATTCAGGATTCCATCTCATAAAGGCAGTTGAGGGCGTATATGCAATCGACTCGGAGATGCCTGTTTTTGACCGGAATGGAACTCTCATTGGGACCGTCAGCTTTCTGTTTAACAACAGCCAGTTTTTTGATAACGTTCTTTCTCCCTTCCAGCCTGGCGGAAACTCCAAGATATGGATAGCCAGAGCAGATGATGCAACGAAATTGTACGACACAGATCCGTCTCAGATATTGCTCAATAAAAGCTCTCAAATATATCAGAATTTTCCACAGCTTTTAGAGCTCTCGAATAGGATAAGCGTGGAGAGAACGGGTTATGGAACATACGAATTCTTAGACCAATCTCATGGAGAAACGATAAGGAAAGGCTGCTACTGGACGACCATTCCTAACAATGGTATGCAGATGAGAATTATTCTAACGCTTGATCTCCAATAG
- a CDS encoding FeoA family protein: MSKLKRLNEMMPGERGRVAVVSSSGALRCRMMEMGLVKGAELEVVRLAPSGDPVEILLKGYSLALRKREAVNITLVVD, encoded by the coding sequence ATGTCAAAATTAAAAAGGCTAAATGAGATGATGCCAGGCGAGAGAGGAAGGGTTGCAGTCGTGTCTTCAAGCGGTGCTCTCCGCTGCAGGATGATGGAGATGGGGCTTGTAAAGGGCGCAGAGCTGGAGGTGGTAAGGCTCGCTCCTTCAGGCGATCCCGTGGAGATTCTCCTCAAGGGCTACAGCCTCGCTCTTCGAAAGAGGGAAGCCGTGAACATAACTTTGGTGGTGGACTGA
- a CDS encoding FeoA family protein: MISTGSISGGSLPLAFLPEGRAGTVLEIRGGHGAVRHLEDMGFAPPARVLVLKSCPPGAMLVMVKDSRIALGRGIAMKILVKGVDDP, from the coding sequence TTGATCAGCACGGGATCGATATCTGGAGGCAGTCTGCCTCTGGCCTTCCTCCCGGAGGGCAGAGCAGGAACTGTGCTTGAAATTCGGGGCGGGCACGGAGCTGTGAGACATCTCGAGGATATGGGCTTCGCCCCTCCTGCCAGAGTTTTAGTCCTAAAGTCCTGCCCGCCGGGTGCCATGCTTGTGATGGTGAAGGATTCAAGAATTGCCCTTGGGCGGGGCATAGCCATGAAGATACTTGTTAAAGGGGTTGATGATCCATGA
- a CDS encoding FeoB small GTPase domain-containing protein, whose product MIRAALIGNPNVGKTEIFNRLTGLSQNVGNFPGVTVEKKAGRLVHKGQQIELVDLPGTYSLTAHAVDELVARDYIVIERPDVIVDIVDGSNLERNLYLTMLLLEMDANLVIALNRWDMVAARDTRIDVEKLSRLLGCPVVPTAAITGEGLKELKDSIVDVAGQKRAEGPKSAINYGDDIEQLINKVEEVIKECTALNGKYPKRWLAIKMLEGDERVMEQTRADLSSSQLAKILCIIKAGEAAIK is encoded by the coding sequence ATGATTCGAGCAGCACTTATCGGCAATCCCAATGTCGGAAAGACTGAGATTTTCAATCGCCTGACTGGGCTATCCCAGAATGTGGGCAACTTTCCCGGCGTAACGGTTGAGAAGAAGGCAGGACGGCTGGTTCATAAGGGACAGCAGATCGAGTTGGTGGACCTGCCAGGCACCTACAGCCTCACCGCTCATGCCGTTGACGAGCTTGTGGCCAGGGACTACATCGTTATAGAGAGACCGGATGTCATCGTTGATATAGTGGACGGAAGCAACCTGGAGAGGAACCTTTACCTCACAATGCTCTTGCTTGAAATGGATGCCAACCTGGTCATTGCTTTGAACAGATGGGATATGGTAGCAGCCAGAGATACGAGGATAGATGTGGAGAAGCTCTCCCGGCTGTTGGGCTGCCCGGTAGTTCCGACGGCTGCAATCACCGGCGAGGGCCTGAAAGAGCTGAAGGATTCGATAGTCGATGTCGCAGGGCAGAAAAGGGCGGAAGGTCCCAAATCTGCAATAAATTACGGAGACGATATCGAGCAGCTAATAAACAAAGTTGAGGAGGTAATCAAAGAGTGCACAGCGCTCAATGGGAAATATCCAAAGAGATGGCTGGCCATAAAGATGCTAGAGGGAGATGAGAGGGTCATGGAACAGACGAGAGCCGATCTATCATCGTCCCAGCTGGCGAAGATTCTATGCATAATCAAAGCCGGAGAGGCGGCAATAAAATGA
- the feoB gene encoding ferrous iron transport protein B, giving the protein MSEYAENLSSALAQRRYERIASIMDSTVKKGSEEIFTLSDMLDQVFLNKYLGVPIFLTMLWTMFQFAFAVSEPFVVIIEKIFEMLGAWSDQIISNPHLASFVSLGIIGGLGSVLVFIPPIFGLFLALSILEDSGYMARAAFVMDRFMYHLGLHGRSFIPLMIGFGCNVPAIMAARSMDNEKDRMITMLISPLISCSARLPVYVLIAGALYGAAYAGTAVFAVYALGIMLAVAMALIFRRTLFKGEPSPFVLELPTYAVPKARTAILHMWSRGKMFLKKAGTIIFGAAILVWFLSVHPWEATSGGQVIAESYIAWIGHAIEPLFQPFGWDWMAAVALLFGLVAKEVVVGTYGILLGAEEASLGDALVSQGVFTPLTGFAFMAFVLIYVPCVAVIGTIAKETNSIRWPAFALVYQTALAFIIAGMIIGAGRLLGLS; this is encoded by the coding sequence ATGAGCGAATACGCTGAAAACCTGAGCTCTGCCCTTGCGCAAAGGAGATACGAGAGGATAGCATCGATAATGGACTCTACTGTTAAGAAGGGCAGCGAAGAAATATTTACTTTATCGGATATGCTGGACCAGGTATTCTTGAATAAGTATCTGGGCGTACCGATATTCCTGACAATGCTCTGGACGATGTTCCAGTTCGCATTTGCCGTTTCAGAGCCGTTTGTGGTCATTATCGAGAAGATCTTTGAAATGCTCGGGGCCTGGTCGGATCAGATCATATCCAATCCCCATCTGGCATCCTTTGTCTCCTTGGGCATAATCGGCGGCCTGGGATCGGTGCTGGTCTTCATTCCGCCGATCTTCGGCCTCTTTCTGGCGCTCTCGATTCTGGAGGACAGCGGATATATGGCGCGAGCCGCTTTCGTGATGGACCGGTTCATGTATCACCTGGGCCTGCACGGTCGTTCGTTCATACCGCTGATGATCGGCTTTGGCTGCAACGTCCCGGCAATCATGGCCGCCCGCAGCATGGATAACGAAAAGGATAGGATGATCACAATGCTGATCTCCCCACTCATCAGCTGCAGCGCCAGGCTTCCTGTGTACGTGCTGATAGCCGGAGCGCTTTACGGTGCGGCTTATGCTGGAACAGCCGTTTTTGCCGTATATGCTCTGGGAATCATGCTAGCGGTTGCAATGGCCCTGATATTTAGAAGGACCCTCTTCAAGGGAGAGCCTTCGCCCTTCGTCTTGGAGCTGCCCACATATGCCGTGCCGAAAGCGCGTACTGCCATCCTCCATATGTGGTCACGGGGCAAAATGTTCCTGAAAAAGGCGGGAACGATCATATTTGGAGCTGCCATCCTTGTTTGGTTCCTATCTGTTCATCCCTGGGAGGCGACATCCGGCGGCCAGGTGATAGCTGAATCCTACATCGCCTGGATAGGACATGCAATTGAGCCGCTGTTTCAGCCCTTCGGGTGGGACTGGATGGCCGCCGTAGCGCTCCTGTTCGGCCTTGTCGCTAAAGAGGTGGTAGTCGGTACCTACGGCATTTTGCTTGGAGCCGAGGAGGCCAGCCTGGGAGATGCGCTGGTGAGCCAGGGGGTCTTCACGCCGCTAACAGGCTTCGCATTCATGGCCTTTGTACTGATATACGTGCCATGCGTTGCAGTTATCGGGACGATTGCGAAGGAGACGAACTCGATTCGATGGCCTGCCTTTGCACTTGTATACCAAACAGCGCTTGCCTTCATCATCGCAGGTATGATCATCGGTGCGGGAAGGCTATTGGGATTGAGCTAG
- a CDS encoding metal-dependent transcriptional regulator, translating to MKSDLSRKAEDYLEAVYVISQEKGHVRIRDICKELGTKPPSVVEMVKKLNDRGYLIYKKNEGLYLTAEGEEIGRIIKDRHDTIFAFLKFIGVPEQVADEDACVIEHELHTKTVEQIKSLVSFIETAPDHPQWLDHFAIFCELGKHPCIKDARLSQTMAAQMGAEMRRKADHCGSND from the coding sequence ATGAAAAGCGATTTATCCAGAAAGGCGGAGGACTACCTTGAGGCTGTCTACGTCATATCCCAGGAGAAGGGGCATGTCAGGATCAGGGATATCTGCAAGGAGCTGGGAACCAAGCCACCTTCGGTCGTAGAGATGGTCAAAAAGCTGAACGATCGGGGATATCTCATCTACAAGAAGAACGAAGGACTATATCTTACCGCAGAAGGCGAGGAGATCGGACGCATCATCAAGGACCGTCATGACACGATATTTGCATTCCTGAAGTTCATCGGCGTCCCTGAACAGGTTGCGGACGAGGATGCCTGCGTGATCGAGCATGAGCTCCACACCAAGACCGTGGAGCAGATAAAGAGCCTTGTGAGCTTCATCGAGACCGCTCCCGATCATCCCCAATGGCTGGATCACTTCGCCATTTTCTGCGAATTGGGAAAGCATCCCTGCATCAAGGATGCGAGGCTTAGTCAGACCATGGCAGCTCAAATGGGAGCAGAAATGCGAAGGAAAGCAGATCACTGCGGGAGCAATGATTGA
- a CDS encoding cache domain-containing protein produces the protein MRLIALWAMLFVFTAIVLSASAAEDKTSKSMNNSSSISELVDFVKEARDYAREEDRESACQQFSNKTGEFVRGDLYIYAYDFQGINVAHPFRPDFIGEDKINLTDPNGVALIKDLADCSRRGEDSTYFIFPNPDHGSEDELKIGYAAKVDENWWVGSGVYLSDLPVFFPLESRENLVPFVDEAAKYAEENGRDAALQAFNDRNSSFVRGNLYIFAYDFNGTVLSLPYQPELLGSDRLDAKDENGVRFVQNSIDQAKRGRGYLYYLYANPSKNMEEELKLGYVRSVDNNWWLGAGIYASESNATNATSKTYLGEIGRN, from the coding sequence ATGAGACTAATAGCTCTTTGGGCAATGCTTTTCGTTTTCACAGCCATTGTACTCAGCGCATCAGCTGCAGAAGACAAAACCAGCAAGTCTATGAATAATAGTTCATCAATTTCAGAACTTGTCGATTTCGTAAAGGAAGCTCGTGATTATGCACGTGAAGAGGATAGAGAGAGTGCATGTCAGCAATTCAGCAATAAGACTGGCGAGTTCGTGCGAGGGGATCTGTACATTTATGCGTACGATTTTCAGGGGATAAATGTCGCTCATCCCTTCCGCCCTGATTTTATAGGCGAAGACAAGATCAATTTGACTGATCCGAATGGAGTGGCCTTGATAAAAGACCTGGCTGACTGCTCCCGCAGAGGCGAGGACTCTACTTATTTCATATTTCCTAATCCGGATCATGGCTCCGAAGATGAGCTGAAGATCGGCTATGCGGCCAAGGTTGATGAAAACTGGTGGGTGGGCTCTGGCGTCTATTTATCAGATCTTCCGGTCTTCTTTCCACTAGAGTCAAGAGAGAATCTGGTACCCTTCGTGGATGAAGCGGCAAAATACGCAGAGGAGAACGGAAGAGATGCGGCTCTGCAGGCATTCAATGACAGGAACAGCTCATTCGTTCGAGGGAACCTCTACATCTTTGCCTACGACTTCAATGGCACAGTGCTGTCGCTGCCCTATCAGCCTGAGCTTTTAGGATCAGACCGCTTGGATGCAAAAGACGAAAATGGCGTGCGATTCGTACAAAATAGCATTGATCAGGCAAAGAGAGGGAGAGGCTATCTGTATTACCTCTATGCCAATCCCAGCAAGAATATGGAGGAAGAACTCAAGCTGGGCTATGTCAGGAGCGTTGACAATAACTGGTGGCTTGGTGCAGGAATCTACGCATCGGAATCAAATGCCACAAATGCCACAAGCAAAACATATCTGGGTGAGATCGGCCGCAATTAG
- a CDS encoding IS256-like element ISMco4 family transposase produces the protein MNISDIADDYLIDRKEGMKKLTAGFLNEVMQLEAENQIQARPYERTGKRRAHRNGTRSRKLKTIYGEIELDKPQIREFPFETAVFERFSRVEDSLRVAVAESYFEGVSTRKVEKVFSKFGLKNISASEVSRIAKKLDKLVKDFLNRPIEGSIPYIFVDASYFKVRTDGRYVNKALLVVVAIHDDGYREILSATVDDSEDESCWENCFESLKARGLKGVKLVISDAHKGIQAAVQKSFLGASWQMCNVHFMRAVLKNIPKKEKKEVAYMLKDAIEDEFKMQELAVILDDKGFKKSADTIDSFRFDLWNYKSFPRSHWKRIRTTNVLERINKELKRRSRVAGAYSNDQSLLRVAVCIMMDINEDWITGKRYLSLEE, from the coding sequence ATGAATATATCCGACATAGCAGATGATTATCTTATCGATCGAAAAGAGGGCATGAAGAAGCTGACCGCGGGTTTTCTGAATGAGGTAATGCAGCTTGAGGCTGAAAATCAAATCCAGGCCCGTCCCTATGAACGGACTGGCAAGAGACGAGCACACCGCAACGGAACGAGATCGCGAAAACTAAAGACCATCTACGGCGAGATAGAGCTTGATAAACCTCAAATCCGAGAATTCCCATTCGAAACCGCAGTATTCGAGAGATTTTCTCGTGTGGAAGACTCATTAAGAGTTGCTGTAGCAGAATCTTATTTTGAGGGAGTATCAACCAGAAAAGTCGAGAAAGTATTCTCGAAGTTTGGATTAAAGAACATATCTGCATCTGAAGTCTCAAGAATTGCTAAAAAGCTGGATAAATTGGTCAAAGATTTCTTGAACAGGCCCATCGAAGGATCAATCCCCTACATATTCGTGGATGCAAGCTACTTCAAGGTCCGAACAGATGGCAGATACGTAAATAAGGCATTGCTCGTTGTCGTTGCCATTCATGATGATGGATATCGCGAGATCCTCAGTGCCACGGTGGATGATAGCGAAGATGAATCCTGTTGGGAAAACTGTTTTGAAAGCTTGAAGGCTCGAGGACTTAAAGGAGTCAAATTGGTGATATCTGATGCGCATAAAGGGATACAAGCAGCCGTCCAGAAGTCATTTCTTGGAGCATCTTGGCAAATGTGTAATGTTCACTTTATGCGTGCTGTGCTCAAGAACATACCTAAGAAAGAGAAAAAGGAGGTCGCCTACATGCTGAAGGATGCTATTGAAGATGAGTTCAAGATGCAGGAGCTGGCTGTCATTCTTGATGATAAAGGATTCAAAAAGTCGGCGGATACGATTGATAGCTTCCGATTTGACCTTTGGAACTATAAATCGTTTCCCAGATCGCACTGGAAAAGGATCCGAACAACTAACGTCCTGGAGAGAATCAACAAGGAGCTGAAACGAAGAAGTCGTGTGGCTGGAGCCTATTCAAATGATCAGTCGCTTCTGAGGGTGGCGGTTTGCATCATGATGGACATTAACGAGGATTGGATAACAGGTAAAAGGTATTTATCATTGGAAGAGTAG
- a CDS encoding ZinT/AdcA family metal-binding protein, with amino-acid sequence MNALNGSIVIAMAALVMIIAPAAAADESSNFTVDDISNFFHAMQKTDFGDIEISGNNITFYSPEGSVKCKGEYDYVGSKTIDFQGYPVEWHMFNLRSDKEGCLEYKHVIATAVHDEAGLTHWHMRYGKLCFDILMENPAYGMWYPTMAANGTNSEMVSNAYSAEAQMIGAFAVAAKQASNNTLSLEKWSGRWVNTEQLLDDPLMDPVYEAAANTANSLGEKSVSN; translated from the coding sequence ATGAATGCATTGAATGGCTCAATTGTCATCGCCATGGCAGCTTTGGTGATGATCATAGCTCCTGCCGCGGCAGCTGATGAAAGCAGCAATTTCACCGTCGACGATATCAGCAATTTCTTCCACGCCATGCAAAAGACAGACTTCGGGGATATTGAGATATCAGGAAACAACATCACATTCTATAGCCCGGAAGGCTCTGTCAAATGCAAGGGCGAATACGATTACGTGGGATCCAAGACCATAGACTTTCAGGGATATCCGGTAGAGTGGCATATGTTCAATTTGCGATCGGACAAAGAAGGCTGCTTGGAATACAAACACGTGATAGCGACCGCGGTTCACGATGAGGCCGGGCTTACTCACTGGCATATGAGATACGGCAAGCTGTGCTTTGATATCTTGATGGAAAATCCTGCTTACGGGATGTGGTATCCAACCATGGCTGCCAACGGGACCAATTCCGAAATGGTCTCAAACGCCTACAGTGCCGAGGCTCAGATGATCGGGGCATTTGCCGTCGCAGCCAAACAAGCCTCCAACAACACTCTCTCTCTTGAAAAATGGAGCGGAAGGTGGGTTAACACGGAGCAGCTGCTGGATGATCCTCTCATGGATCCGGTCTACGAGGCGGCAGCCAATACTGCGAATTCTCTGGGCGAGAAGAGCGTTTCGAACTAA
- a CDS encoding sirohydrochlorin chelatase, with protein MSIRLIAIVLVIVLSITWPALAEGEGANEAMDKAVSAFEKSGGELGVLVVAHGSDEDLWCQQVRQVVANVSLPYPVELGFLEFVPNESIDDAVERLESQGIRDIIAIPLFVSSYSSHIQEIEYVLRLRETLPSGEDLARVNTTANITMTRALDDHSLVAYILADWVSQMSSDPSNETVVILSHGTDEEGDIRSQVCCQNWLAEEVKSYLRYWASPSIKLRDVKYAFIHGNQTLYPDLTVESVMRNASKAGGSSEDGNGGVIVLPLMVAGGSITDSQIPKLLEGYSCRYDRATLASHPNLARWIENRVRCEIGEGMGGVLIIDHGSSDPKRAEAVRELAGQVNQMLSSMPVAVAFAENAAEEETIPGGIARLLDQGARRIIAVTLFTGNTVDHEEARDEVYSAMQSINQTKILITAPLYEGICAEVKGPIDDHLLIADLILDRAREVSIDATNETLILAPWGSSTYFEESELLAKSLVERIKASSEFKDVGFGFMEYQGSPNIREAVEKAQGEAVIVVTVNSMGTKYVDDLIAERLEGLNYTHNGKGFYGYSENLDPHPNIARWIEYKVAEEVRA; from the coding sequence ATGAGCATCAGACTGATTGCCATAGTTCTCGTCATCGTCCTGTCAATAACCTGGCCAGCCTTGGCAGAAGGCGAAGGTGCAAATGAGGCTATGGACAAGGCGGTTTCTGCATTTGAAAAGTCAGGAGGTGAGCTGGGGGTGCTGGTGGTGGCGCACGGGAGCGATGAGGATTTATGGTGTCAGCAGGTTCGTCAGGTCGTAGCAAACGTATCTTTACCCTATCCGGTGGAGCTGGGATTTCTGGAATTTGTTCCTAATGAGAGCATCGACGATGCAGTTGAAAGGCTTGAATCACAAGGGATCAGGGATATTATTGCAATTCCTCTATTCGTGTCTTCATACAGCAGCCATATTCAGGAGATCGAGTATGTGCTGAGGCTTAGAGAGACTCTCCCCTCAGGCGAAGATCTGGCTCGGGTGAACACCACTGCCAATATCACCATGACCCGCGCGCTAGATGATCATTCTCTGGTGGCCTACATTCTGGCGGACTGGGTTTCCCAGATGAGCAGTGATCCGTCCAATGAGACGGTGGTGATTCTTTCACATGGAACTGACGAGGAAGGAGACATCCGATCTCAGGTCTGCTGCCAGAACTGGCTTGCAGAGGAGGTCAAGTCTTACCTGCGCTACTGGGCGAGCCCCTCTATCAAGCTCAGAGATGTGAAGTATGCGTTCATTCACGGCAACCAAACCTTATACCCTGATTTGACGGTGGAATCGGTGATGCGAAACGCTTCCAAGGCTGGAGGCTCCTCAGAGGACGGGAATGGGGGCGTGATAGTTCTTCCCTTGATGGTCGCTGGAGGATCTATAACCGATAGCCAGATTCCAAAGCTTCTCGAAGGTTATAGCTGTCGTTACGATAGAGCGACTCTGGCATCTCATCCCAATCTCGCCAGGTGGATTGAGAACCGGGTCAGGTGTGAGATAGGCGAGGGCATGGGAGGCGTCTTGATCATCGATCACGGATCCAGCGATCCGAAGAGGGCTGAGGCAGTGAGAGAGCTGGCTGGTCAGGTGAATCAGATGTTATCAAGCATGCCAGTTGCAGTGGCCTTTGCAGAGAACGCCGCTGAAGAAGAGACCATTCCCGGAGGAATTGCCAGGCTGCTCGATCAGGGGGCCAGGAGAATAATTGCCGTTACGCTGTTCACCGGAAACACCGTCGACCACGAGGAAGCTCGAGATGAGGTCTATTCCGCTATGCAAAGCATCAACCAGACGAAGATTCTCATCACTGCACCGCTGTATGAAGGAATTTGTGCTGAGGTGAAGGGGCCGATCGACGATCATCTTTTAATTGCCGATCTGATCCTGGACCGGGCGAGAGAAGTCAGCATTGATGCAACCAACGAAACGCTGATTTTGGCTCCTTGGGGCAGCTCAACCTACTTCGAGGAGAGCGAGCTTTTGGCCAAGTCCCTGGTTGAGAGGATAAAGGCAAGCTCAGAGTTCAAGGATGTTGGGTTCGGCTTTATGGAGTATCAGGGCAGCCCGAACATAAGAGAGGCTGTGGAGAAGGCCCAGGGCGAAGCTGTGATCGTCGTCACCGTCAACAGCATGGGAACGAAATACGTCGATGATCTGATCGCCGAACGCCTGGAAGGACTCAACTATACCCACAATGGAAAAGGGTTCTATGGCTATTCTGAGAACCTCGATCCTCATCCAAACATCGCCCGATGGATCGAGTACAAGGTCGCAGAGGAGGTGAGGGCTTAA